The Thalassotalea psychrophila genome window below encodes:
- the ftsB gene encoding cell division protein FtsB — MRIITALLVLFLVLLQYRLWFGKNSVPDYLELKESVARQVELNNKLKQRNKLIYADIDDLKNGLQAVEERARNELGMIKDGETFFRIIPTEN; from the coding sequence ATGCGAATAATCACTGCTTTGCTGGTGCTTTTTTTAGTATTACTCCAATACCGTCTTTGGTTTGGAAAAAACAGCGTGCCTGATTACCTCGAATTAAAAGAAAGTGTAGCTCGCCAAGTAGAACTCAATAATAAACTTAAGCAAAGAAATAAGCTGATTTATGCTGACATTGATGATCTTAAAAATGGCTTGCAAGCAGTAGAAGAACGGGCTCGTAATGAGCTGGGTATGATTAAAGACGGCGAAACTTTTTTCCGCATTATTCCCACAGAGAATTAA